The proteins below are encoded in one region of Mycobacterium sp. 3519A:
- a CDS encoding SDR family NAD(P)-dependent oxidoreductase, producing the protein MVNELSGKVAVVTGGASGLGEGLVRRFAAEGAKVVIGDVAVDSGKALAAELGDNATFVEADVADFDQVGGLVSTAVESYGGLHVMVNNAGVSGTMHRSFMDDDLADFHKVMAINVGAVMAGTRDAARHMSEHGGGSIINITSIGGIQAGGGVMTYRASKAAVIQFTKSAAIELAHYEIRVNAIAPGNIRTAIVRKSAAGEDREKLAEFEEKIRAQMRADRPLKREGTAGDVAEAALYFATDRSRYVTGTVLPVDGGTVAGKVIRRK; encoded by the coding sequence ATGGTCAACGAGCTGAGCGGCAAGGTCGCCGTCGTGACCGGCGGTGCGTCGGGCCTCGGTGAAGGACTGGTGCGACGGTTCGCCGCGGAAGGCGCCAAGGTCGTCATCGGCGACGTCGCCGTCGACAGTGGTAAGGCGCTGGCGGCGGAGTTGGGCGACAACGCCACGTTCGTCGAGGCCGACGTCGCCGACTTCGACCAGGTCGGGGGACTGGTGTCGACGGCGGTCGAGAGTTACGGCGGCCTGCACGTCATGGTCAACAACGCCGGCGTATCCGGCACCATGCACCGAAGCTTCATGGACGACGACCTCGCCGACTTCCACAAGGTGATGGCGATCAACGTCGGCGCCGTGATGGCGGGCACTCGCGACGCCGCACGACACATGTCGGAACACGGCGGCGGGTCGATCATCAACATCACCTCGATCGGTGGCATCCAGGCAGGCGGCGGCGTGATGACCTACCGCGCATCGAAAGCCGCGGTCATCCAGTTCACCAAGTCGGCCGCAATCGAATTGGCGCACTACGAGATTCGGGTCAACGCCATCGCGCCCGGCAACATCCGCACCGCGATCGTGCGCAAGTCGGCGGCGGGGGAGGACCGCGAGAAGCTGGCGGAATTCGAGGAGAAGATCCGCGCCCAGATGCGCGCCGACCGCCCACTCAAACGCGAGGGCACCGCCGGGGACGTCGCCGAAGCCGCCCTCTACTTCGCCACGGACCGGTCGCGGTACGTCACCGGCACGGTGTTGCCGGTGGACGGCGGCACCGTCGCGGGCAAGGTGATCCGGCGCAAGTGA
- a CDS encoding ferredoxin, which yields MKVTVDQDKCVSSGQCVLNASEVFEQRDDDGVVILVTANPPDDQAENARRAAAACPAMAIDIED from the coding sequence ATGAAAGTGACTGTCGACCAAGACAAATGCGTCTCGTCGGGCCAATGTGTGCTGAACGCGAGTGAGGTGTTCGAGCAGCGTGACGACGACGGCGTCGTGATCCTCGTGACCGCCAACCCGCCTGACGACCAGGCCGAGAACGCCCGTAGGGCCGCGGCGGCCTGCCCCGCCATGGCCATCGACATCGAGGACTGA
- a CDS encoding alpha/beta fold hydrolase has product MTDYSRKTILVDGLVTAYLEAGQGDPVVLLHGGEFGVSAEIGWERNIATLAAHHRVFALDMLGFGGSAKVIDFNDGRGMRIRHIARFCDAVGIESAHFVGNSMGAVNLFVDATSDTPQLPARTLVMICGGGEIQRNEHSAALYDYDATLSGMRRIVEALFYDPAYPADDAYVRRRYESSIAPGAWEALAAARFRRPGLEPPALPSSDRPYQRIAVPTLVVEGECDKLLAPGWAAEIAAKIPGGRSCVVPKAGHCPQIEQPSVVNHVLVDFLNEVQRKVPASWG; this is encoded by the coding sequence GTGACCGACTACTCCCGCAAGACCATCCTCGTGGATGGATTGGTCACGGCGTATCTCGAAGCGGGACAGGGTGATCCGGTCGTGCTGCTGCACGGCGGCGAGTTCGGTGTCAGCGCGGAGATCGGGTGGGAACGCAACATCGCCACGCTCGCCGCACACCACCGCGTGTTCGCGTTGGACATGCTCGGGTTCGGCGGTTCGGCGAAGGTGATCGACTTCAACGACGGCCGAGGCATGCGGATCAGGCACATCGCCCGATTCTGTGATGCGGTCGGCATCGAGTCGGCACATTTCGTCGGCAACTCGATGGGCGCGGTGAACCTGTTCGTCGACGCCACCTCGGACACCCCGCAGTTGCCCGCGCGAACTCTAGTGATGATCTGCGGTGGCGGCGAGATCCAGCGCAACGAGCACTCCGCCGCGCTCTACGACTACGACGCAACGCTTTCCGGGATGCGACGCATCGTCGAGGCGCTGTTCTACGACCCCGCATACCCCGCCGACGACGCCTACGTCCGGCGGCGCTACGAGTCGAGCATCGCACCAGGCGCATGGGAAGCGCTCGCGGCCGCACGCTTCCGCCGCCCTGGACTGGAGCCGCCTGCATTGCCGTCGAGTGACCGGCCGTATCAACGCATCGCGGTACCCACGCTGGTGGTGGAAGGCGAGTGCGACAAACTCCTTGCGCCGGGGTGGGCGGCGGAGATCGCAGCCAAGATCCCGGGCGGCCGGTCCTGTGTAGTGCCAAAAGCCGGTCACTGCCCTCAGATTGAGCAACCATCGGTGGTGAACCACGTGCTGGTGGACTTCCTGAACGAGGTGCAACGAAAGGTGCCTGCGTCATGGGGATGA
- a CDS encoding FAD-binding protein — MSELFDHTVDVLVVGSGGGGMTAALAADASGLDTLVVEKSPQFGGSTALSGGGIWVPGAPSQRKAGYVPDPDGVFEYLKQITGGLVSDARLRQYVDSAPAMMEFLENLSPWFEFVWKPGYADYYPELPGGSQLGSTINVPAIDLRKLGDEEQHLLQPLALAPKGIWFAPKDLRLFYQVRQNWRGKAVLLKLIWRMFRARVFGDRMAAIGQSLAVRLRLALKQQDIPLWLNAPMTELITDVDGTVIGAVVERDGGALRIRARRGVILASGGFDHDMAWRRQHLPVLEKDWSFGNPAAMGDGIRAGEKVGGSTDLLDEAWWFPAICWPDGRLQFMLNERMMPSQFVVNGDGKRFINEAAPYMDFAHAMIDGQRSGVSHIPCWLITDIRSFHRYVVAGHLPIPKIPFAPVPTGWKVPNAWLESGVVKEANSFEELAAKIGVPADNLRATADRFNQLAHKGHDDDFNRGDSAYDNYYGDPTLPNPNLFPVGKPPYYAFQIILGDLGTSGGLRTDEFARVLREDDSIVKGLYAVGNASAAVMGRSYAGAGATIGPAMTFGYVAANHIARTTESNHQDRSIFQGGSK, encoded by the coding sequence ATGTCTGAACTGTTCGATCACACCGTCGACGTGCTGGTGGTCGGGTCCGGCGGGGGCGGCATGACGGCCGCGCTCGCCGCCGACGCCTCGGGTCTGGACACCCTCGTCGTCGAGAAGTCGCCGCAGTTCGGCGGTTCCACGGCGCTGTCCGGTGGCGGCATCTGGGTACCGGGTGCCCCGAGCCAACGCAAGGCGGGCTACGTACCCGACCCCGACGGGGTCTTCGAGTACCTCAAGCAGATCACCGGCGGCTTGGTCAGTGACGCGCGGTTGCGGCAGTACGTCGACAGCGCGCCTGCGATGATGGAGTTCCTCGAGAACCTCAGTCCGTGGTTCGAGTTCGTCTGGAAACCGGGCTACGCCGACTATTACCCCGAGTTGCCCGGCGGCTCGCAACTCGGCAGCACCATCAACGTGCCTGCGATCGACCTGCGTAAGCTCGGCGACGAGGAGCAGCATCTGCTGCAGCCGCTGGCGCTGGCGCCCAAGGGAATCTGGTTCGCCCCCAAAGATCTTCGGCTGTTCTATCAGGTTCGGCAGAACTGGCGCGGCAAGGCTGTGCTGCTGAAGCTGATCTGGCGGATGTTCCGGGCCCGGGTGTTCGGCGATCGGATGGCGGCCATCGGCCAGTCGTTGGCCGTCCGACTGCGCCTTGCGCTCAAACAACAGGACATTCCGCTGTGGCTGAACGCGCCGATGACCGAACTGATCACCGATGTCGACGGCACCGTGATCGGTGCGGTGGTCGAACGGGACGGCGGAGCGCTTCGGATCCGCGCGCGCCGCGGCGTGATCCTGGCCAGCGGCGGATTCGACCACGACATGGCCTGGCGGCGTCAGCACTTGCCGGTGCTCGAAAAGGACTGGAGCTTCGGCAATCCCGCCGCAATGGGCGACGGCATCCGGGCAGGGGAGAAGGTGGGCGGTTCGACGGACCTGCTCGACGAGGCGTGGTGGTTCCCGGCCATCTGCTGGCCCGACGGCCGTCTGCAGTTCATGCTCAACGAGCGGATGATGCCGTCACAGTTCGTCGTCAACGGGGACGGGAAGCGATTCATCAACGAGGCAGCGCCCTATATGGATTTCGCGCACGCGATGATCGACGGCCAACGCTCCGGTGTTTCGCACATCCCGTGCTGGCTGATCACCGACATCCGGTCGTTTCACCGCTACGTCGTCGCAGGCCACCTGCCGATCCCGAAGATTCCGTTCGCACCGGTGCCCACCGGGTGGAAGGTGCCCAACGCGTGGCTGGAATCCGGTGTGGTCAAGGAAGCCAACAGCTTCGAGGAACTCGCGGCGAAGATCGGGGTGCCCGCGGACAACCTGCGTGCCACCGCTGACCGGTTCAACCAGTTGGCGCACAAGGGTCACGACGATGACTTCAACCGCGGCGACAGCGCCTACGACAACTACTACGGCGACCCGACGCTGCCCAACCCGAATCTGTTCCCGGTGGGCAAGCCGCCGTACTACGCGTTCCAGATCATCCTCGGCGACCTGGGCACATCGGGCGGGCTGCGCACCGACGAATTCGCGCGGGTCCTGCGCGAGGACGACAGCATCGTCAAAGGCCTGTACGCCGTGGGCAACGCGTCGGCGGCCGTGATGGGACGCAGCTACGCGGGGGCGGGCGCAACCATCGGGCCTGCCATGACATTCGGCTACGTGGCCGCCAACCACATCGCACGCACAACCGAGAGCAATCACCAAGACCGCTCGATCTTCCAAGGAGGAAGCAAGTGA
- a CDS encoding LLM class flavin-dependent oxidoreductase, whose amino-acid sequence MKVSLFYEFPLPRPWAPDDEHKLFQDGLDEVEAADKAGFSTVWLTEHHFLEEYCHSTAPEIFLAAASQRTKDIRLGFGIMHLPPAVNHPARVAERVSTLDLLSNGRVEFGTGESSSVGELGGFGIDPADKRKMWEEALEVSIRCMIEEPFTGFKGEHVEMPPRNVVPKPLQKPHPPVWVACTRPASVSMAAQKGLGALSFAYTGPGPLAERVNGYYKEFEESAVPVTPQMNPNILAIGGDLSMMVAPTDEQAIERLGKGGGFFAFGIMHYYMTGMHTPGRTGVWQRHLEEIEKDPSIVYGPDRGPIGSPATVREFLRGYEESGVDELILLLTPRRHEETMESIELMGKEVLPEFIERHEKSAAEKAKRMEPILEKAEARRPGSNAPEFDETYSFGGLPTGRENYTANEVSLAMDEMNAGIEAAAAKLKLGEGWDSRNPSADKK is encoded by the coding sequence GTGAAGGTTTCTTTGTTCTACGAGTTTCCGCTGCCTCGGCCGTGGGCGCCCGACGACGAGCACAAGCTCTTCCAGGACGGACTCGACGAGGTGGAAGCCGCAGACAAGGCGGGCTTCTCGACGGTGTGGCTGACCGAGCACCACTTCCTCGAAGAGTACTGTCACTCCACCGCGCCCGAGATCTTCCTCGCTGCGGCGAGCCAGCGCACCAAGGACATTCGGCTCGGCTTCGGCATCATGCATCTTCCGCCCGCCGTCAACCACCCAGCCCGCGTCGCCGAGCGCGTGTCGACACTCGACCTGCTCTCCAACGGCCGCGTGGAGTTCGGCACCGGCGAGTCCTCCTCGGTCGGCGAGTTGGGCGGCTTCGGCATCGACCCCGCCGACAAGCGCAAGATGTGGGAAGAGGCGCTGGAAGTCTCGATCCGCTGCATGATCGAAGAGCCGTTCACCGGCTTCAAGGGCGAGCACGTCGAGATGCCCCCGCGCAACGTGGTTCCCAAGCCGCTGCAGAAACCGCATCCGCCCGTGTGGGTTGCCTGCACCCGACCGGCGTCGGTGTCGATGGCCGCGCAGAAGGGCCTCGGCGCACTGAGTTTCGCCTACACCGGTCCCGGCCCGCTGGCCGAGCGGGTGAACGGCTACTACAAGGAGTTCGAAGAGAGCGCGGTGCCTGTCACGCCGCAGATGAACCCGAACATCCTCGCGATCGGCGGCGACCTGTCGATGATGGTGGCCCCCACCGACGAGCAGGCCATCGAACGACTCGGCAAGGGTGGCGGCTTCTTCGCGTTCGGCATCATGCACTACTACATGACCGGCATGCACACCCCGGGCCGGACCGGCGTGTGGCAGCGGCACCTCGAAGAGATCGAGAAGGATCCGAGCATCGTCTACGGCCCGGATCGTGGCCCGATCGGCAGCCCGGCGACCGTGCGCGAGTTTCTGCGCGGCTACGAGGAAAGCGGTGTCGACGAACTGATTCTGCTGCTCACTCCGCGCCGTCACGAGGAGACGATGGAGTCGATCGAACTGATGGGCAAAGAGGTGCTGCCCGAGTTCATCGAGCGCCACGAGAAGTCGGCCGCCGAGAAGGCCAAGCGCATGGAGCCGATCCTAGAGAAGGCCGAGGCCCGCAGGCCGGGGTCCAACGCGCCGGAATTCGACGAGACATACTCGTTCGGCGGCCTGCCGACCGGCCGCGAGAACTACACCGCGAATGAGGTGTCGCTGGCGATGGACGAGATGAACGCGGGCATCGAAGCCGCTGCGGCGAAGTTGAAGTTGGGGGAGGGGTGGGACAGCAGGAATCCTTCTGCGGACAAGAAGTGA
- a CDS encoding cyclase family protein produces the protein MASLNDFRRVADDVRNWGRWGDADELGTLNFITAEKVQQAAALVNSGKVISLGGDFGSGGPQGAFQFRQNPTHVMTVDGGDANTLAEFGPQWLRNSVAHQVSEFFVDNPFRFNDDMIVMPLQAATQWDALSHVYYEDKLYNGFPADSVTSFGAYHCGIDKVDGKGIISRGVLLDAVRHRGADVFLEPGNSVTPAELDDIAKAQGVTIGRGDIVVVHTGWWTRFCATGDGAEPGSGLHWTCASWLHDNEVAAVAADNLMVEDPDPANGVEGTFLPMHMLCLRDMGLMLGEYWNLTELAADCAADGVYEFQLIAPPLRVVGAVGSPVNPIAIK, from the coding sequence ATGGCCAGCCTGAATGACTTTCGTCGCGTCGCCGACGACGTCCGCAACTGGGGACGGTGGGGCGACGCCGACGAACTCGGCACGCTGAACTTCATCACCGCCGAGAAGGTTCAACAGGCGGCCGCGCTGGTCAACAGCGGCAAGGTCATCTCGCTCGGCGGCGACTTCGGTTCGGGCGGCCCGCAGGGCGCCTTCCAGTTCCGGCAGAACCCCACGCACGTGATGACCGTCGACGGCGGCGACGCGAACACGCTGGCCGAATTCGGGCCACAGTGGCTGCGCAATTCGGTGGCGCACCAAGTCAGCGAGTTCTTCGTGGACAACCCATTCCGGTTCAACGACGACATGATCGTGATGCCGTTGCAGGCCGCCACGCAGTGGGACGCGCTGTCCCACGTCTACTACGAGGACAAGCTCTACAACGGTTTCCCTGCGGACTCGGTGACCAGCTTCGGTGCCTACCACTGCGGCATCGACAAGGTCGACGGTAAGGGCATCATCTCGCGCGGTGTGCTGCTCGACGCGGTCCGTCACCGCGGCGCAGACGTGTTCCTCGAACCCGGAAACTCGGTCACCCCAGCCGAACTCGACGACATCGCCAAGGCGCAGGGCGTGACCATCGGCCGAGGTGACATCGTGGTGGTGCACACCGGCTGGTGGACCCGGTTCTGCGCCACCGGTGACGGCGCCGAACCGGGCTCGGGCCTGCATTGGACCTGCGCGTCCTGGCTGCACGACAACGAGGTGGCCGCGGTCGCCGCCGACAACCTGATGGTGGAGGACCCCGACCCGGCCAACGGTGTCGAGGGCACCTTCCTCCCGATGCACATGCTGTGTCTGCGCGACATGGGGCTGATGCTCGGCGAGTACTGGAACCTCACCGAATTGGCGGCCGACTGCGCCGCCGACGGCGTGTACGAATTCCAATTGATCGCACCGCCGTTGCGTGTCGTCGGCGCCGTCGGCTCCCCGGTGAACCCCATCGCAATCAAGTAG
- a CDS encoding cytochrome P450, whose protein sequence is MSETLTQLDIPEYPMDRDARCPFAPPPQVLEMGVEKPLSRVRIWDGSTPWLVTGHEVARALFADSRVSVDDRREGFPHWNEHMLSTVYKRPRSVFTSDAEEHTRFRRMLSKPFTFKRVEGLRPAIQEVTDECIDAILAGPQPADIVTKLALPVPTRVISEMLGVPYEDHEFFQHHANVGLARYATAEDGQKGAMSLAGYLIDLVKKKMENPSEDAVSDLAERVNAGEIDVKEAAQLGTGLLIAGHETTANMIGIGVLALLENPEQAALLRDSNDPKFIANAVEELMRYLSIIQNGQRRVAIEDIEIGGETIRAGEGIILDLAPANWDASAYAEPDKLDLTRDAGQQLGFGYGRHQCVGQQLARAELQIVFHTLLRRIPTLRLAIPFDEVPFKHDRLAYGVYELPVTW, encoded by the coding sequence ATGTCGGAAACCCTGACCCAATTGGACATTCCCGAATACCCGATGGACCGCGACGCGCGCTGCCCGTTCGCACCGCCGCCGCAGGTACTCGAGATGGGTGTGGAGAAACCGCTGTCGCGGGTGCGCATCTGGGACGGCAGCACGCCGTGGCTGGTCACCGGACACGAGGTCGCGCGGGCGCTGTTCGCCGACTCGCGGGTCAGTGTCGACGACCGCCGCGAGGGCTTCCCGCACTGGAACGAGCACATGCTCTCGACGGTGTACAAGCGGCCGCGTTCGGTGTTCACCTCCGACGCCGAGGAGCACACCCGGTTTCGGCGGATGCTGTCAAAGCCGTTCACCTTCAAACGGGTCGAGGGTCTGCGGCCCGCCATCCAGGAGGTCACCGACGAGTGCATCGACGCCATCCTGGCCGGACCGCAACCCGCCGATATCGTCACCAAGCTGGCGCTGCCGGTGCCAACCCGGGTGATCAGCGAAATGCTTGGCGTGCCATACGAAGACCACGAGTTCTTTCAGCATCACGCCAACGTCGGACTGGCCAGGTACGCCACCGCGGAGGACGGCCAGAAGGGCGCGATGAGCCTGGCCGGTTACCTGATCGATCTGGTCAAGAAGAAGATGGAAAACCCGTCCGAGGACGCCGTGTCGGACCTGGCCGAGCGGGTCAACGCGGGTGAGATCGACGTCAAGGAAGCCGCACAACTGGGCACCGGCCTGCTGATCGCAGGGCACGAGACCACCGCCAACATGATCGGTATCGGGGTGCTGGCGCTGCTGGAGAATCCCGAACAGGCTGCGTTGCTTCGTGATTCCAACGATCCGAAGTTCATCGCCAACGCCGTCGAAGAGCTGATGCGCTACCTGTCGATCATCCAGAACGGGCAGCGCCGGGTCGCCATCGAGGACATCGAGATCGGTGGCGAGACCATCCGCGCCGGCGAGGGCATCATCTTGGACCTCGCTCCGGCGAACTGGGATGCCAGCGCCTATGCCGAGCCGGACAAGCTCGACCTCACCCGCGACGCGGGTCAGCAGTTGGGCTTCGGCTACGGCCGCCATCAGTGCGTGGGCCAGCAACTCGCCCGGGCCGAGCTTCAGATCGTCTTTCACACGCTGCTGCGGCGCATTCCGACGCTGCGTCTTGCCATCCCGTTCGACGAGGTGCCGTTCAAACACGACCGCCTCGCGTACGGCGTCTACGAACTTCCCGTTACCTGGTGA
- a CDS encoding TetR/AcrR family transcriptional regulator: MTCLNQSLDLRRATGLTRQVTTARTVRADRASSTQEAILKAAERLYAEHGVYAVSNRQVSEAAGQGNNAAVGYHFGTKTDLVRAIEQKHRASIEGLLDAMVAETGDSTELRDWIACLVQSFTEHLARLGNPTWYARFAAQVMADPAYHKIVTKDALASPSLARVVDGITRCLPNLPMAVVAERNIMARNLMMHTCADFERAFAEGAEVPRMSWNAVGSGLIDAIVGLWCAPVSEHD; this comes from the coding sequence GTGACATGTTTAAATCAGTCGCTTGACTTAAGACGGGCGACGGGCTTGACTAGGCAGGTGACCACTGCCAGGACCGTGCGCGCCGATCGGGCCAGCTCCACCCAAGAAGCGATACTGAAGGCCGCGGAGCGCCTGTACGCCGAACACGGCGTCTACGCAGTGTCGAACCGGCAGGTCAGCGAGGCGGCGGGACAGGGAAACAACGCCGCGGTCGGCTACCACTTCGGGACGAAGACCGACCTGGTGCGGGCCATCGAGCAGAAGCACCGCGCGTCGATCGAGGGACTGCTCGACGCGATGGTCGCCGAGACCGGTGACTCGACGGAGTTACGCGACTGGATCGCATGTCTGGTGCAGTCGTTCACCGAACATCTGGCCCGACTCGGCAACCCGACGTGGTACGCGCGGTTCGCCGCTCAGGTGATGGCCGACCCCGCGTATCACAAGATCGTGACCAAGGACGCGCTGGCCTCGCCGTCGCTGGCGCGGGTCGTCGACGGCATCACCCGGTGTCTGCCGAACCTGCCGATGGCCGTGGTCGCCGAGCGCAACATCATGGCCCGCAACCTGATGATGCACACCTGCGCCGACTTCGAGCGCGCGTTCGCCGAAGGCGCCGAGGTCCCCCGGATGAGTTGGAACGCTGTTGGATCCGGCCTGATCGACGCGATCGTCGGGCTGTGGTGCGCACCCGTCTCGGAGCACGACTGA
- a CDS encoding NADPH-dependent FMN reductase, translated as MTTSTTTGGAPLVVGLGGTLRANSSTERALRYCLDAVERQGGRTTFFAGPDLDLPMYAPHELKRTPKALELVSALRDADAVVVGSPGYHGAVSGLVKNALDYIEDLRDDPRVYLDNTPWGCISCAYGWQAAVGTLGQLRSIGHALRAWPTPLGVAINSADQIWDDAGRLADTGVQGQLDMLATQLLAFARAAWETA; from the coding sequence ATGACTACAAGCACAACCACAGGCGGCGCGCCGCTGGTCGTCGGTCTCGGCGGGACCCTGCGGGCCAACTCGTCCACCGAGCGCGCGTTGCGGTACTGCCTGGACGCCGTCGAACGACAGGGCGGGCGGACGACGTTCTTCGCCGGACCCGACCTCGATCTGCCGATGTACGCGCCGCATGAACTGAAGCGCACGCCGAAGGCGCTCGAACTTGTCAGCGCACTGCGCGATGCCGACGCGGTCGTCGTCGGATCACCCGGCTACCACGGCGCGGTGTCCGGACTGGTGAAGAACGCGCTGGACTACATCGAGGATCTGCGCGACGATCCGCGGGTCTACCTGGACAACACCCCGTGGGGCTGCATCAGTTGCGCTTACGGATGGCAGGCGGCGGTCGGAACGCTCGGCCAATTGCGCAGCATCGGCCACGCCCTGCGCGCATGGCCGACGCCGCTCGGCGTCGCGATCAATTCGGCCGACCAGATATGGGACGACGCGGGCCGGCTCGCCGACACCGGTGTGCAGGGCCAACTCGACATGCTTGCCACTCAACTGCTGGCGTTCGCCCGCGCCGCCTGGGAAACGGCGTGA
- a CDS encoding amidohydrolase family protein — MPTQTATLYPAEGWGAPKNRRGHALEAGLTGIPEGTEIFSADNHISVADDIFFERFPDDLKGQAPRIWYEDGAYMVGMKGKSWVGGDFGRVLMQYDDLAGAASNNIEARIQELAEDGIDKELAFPNAVLALFHYPDKALRERVFRIYNEYMADLQERSNGHFYGVGLINWWDPKGTRSTLEELKALGLKTFLLPLNPGKDDEGNVYDYGGAAMDAVWDEIEAAGLPVTHHIGETPPKTPCENNSVVVGMMINVDSFREQFAKYVFSGILDRHPSLKIGWFEGGIAWVPTALQDAEHMLASYRHMFNHELAHDVQYYWDNHMAASFMVDPLGLQLIDRIGVDNVFWSSDYPHNESTFGYSEKSLAAVVDAVGQQNAVKIVSTNIKKFLGLDG, encoded by the coding sequence ATGCCAACTCAAACAGCCACCCTCTATCCCGCCGAGGGCTGGGGCGCGCCCAAGAACCGCAGGGGACACGCCCTGGAGGCCGGCCTCACTGGAATTCCCGAGGGCACCGAGATCTTCTCGGCCGACAACCACATCTCGGTCGCCGACGACATCTTCTTCGAGCGATTCCCCGACGACCTGAAGGGCCAAGCGCCACGTATCTGGTACGAGGACGGCGCCTACATGGTCGGCATGAAAGGCAAGTCGTGGGTCGGCGGCGACTTCGGTCGCGTACTGATGCAGTACGACGACCTCGCGGGCGCCGCATCCAACAACATCGAGGCGCGCATCCAGGAACTCGCCGAGGACGGCATCGACAAGGAGCTGGCGTTCCCGAACGCCGTGCTGGCGCTGTTCCACTACCCGGACAAGGCACTGCGCGAACGCGTGTTCCGCATCTACAACGAGTACATGGCCGATCTGCAGGAGCGGTCGAACGGCCACTTCTACGGCGTCGGGCTGATCAACTGGTGGGACCCGAAGGGCACCAGAAGCACGCTCGAGGAGCTGAAGGCGTTGGGGCTCAAGACGTTCCTGCTGCCGCTGAATCCCGGTAAGGACGACGAAGGCAACGTCTACGACTACGGCGGCGCGGCGATGGATGCGGTCTGGGACGAGATCGAGGCGGCGGGGCTGCCGGTGACCCACCACATCGGCGAGACCCCGCCGAAGACCCCGTGTGAGAACAACAGCGTCGTCGTCGGCATGATGATCAACGTCGACTCGTTCCGCGAGCAGTTCGCCAAGTACGTGTTCTCCGGCATCCTGGACCGCCACCCGAGCCTGAAGATCGGCTGGTTCGAAGGCGGAATCGCCTGGGTGCCAACGGCGCTGCAGGACGCCGAACACATGCTGGCCTCCTACCGGCACATGTTCAACCACGAACTCGCCCACGATGTCCAGTACTACTGGGACAACCACATGGCGGCGTCGTTCATGGTCGACCCGCTCGGTTTGCAGTTGATCGACCGGATCGGTGTCGACAACGTGTTCTGGTCGTCGGACTATCCGCACAACGAAAGCACCTTCGGCTACTCGGAAAAGTCGCTGGCGGCCGTCGTCGACGCCGTGGGCCAGCAGAACGCGGTCAAGATCGTCAGCACGAACATCAAGAAGTTCCTGGGACTCGACGGATGA
- a CDS encoding coniferyl-alcohol dehydrogenase, with the protein MSIDELWRYDGRRAVVTGCASGIGEHVARQLTELGAEVVGLDVKHPALQLKEFHEVDLGDAASIDRAAAAIDGPIDALFNIAGVSSGIKDPLRVVTINFLGTRHFIQAMVPKMPPGSAIANVSSLAASAFRENAVDTIGLLDTASMADGIEWCRRNPGPVAEGGGYRLSKEALILYGMANVSALGAKGIRINCTGPGVTDTPILDQLRSAYGQEFLDSFQTPLGRVAGPDEQASVLVFLNSDAARYISGQVIWVDGGSVAERVFGDVTDERKAKHGQPE; encoded by the coding sequence GTGAGCATCGACGAACTCTGGCGTTACGACGGCCGCCGCGCCGTCGTCACCGGGTGTGCGTCGGGCATCGGTGAGCACGTCGCACGTCAGCTCACCGAACTGGGCGCCGAGGTCGTCGGGCTGGACGTGAAGCATCCCGCGTTGCAGCTCAAGGAGTTCCACGAGGTCGACCTCGGCGATGCGGCGTCGATCGACCGGGCAGCAGCAGCCATCGACGGGCCGATCGATGCGTTGTTCAACATCGCGGGCGTGTCGTCGGGGATCAAGGACCCGCTGCGGGTGGTGACCATCAACTTCCTCGGCACGCGGCACTTCATCCAGGCGATGGTGCCCAAGATGCCGCCGGGGTCGGCGATCGCGAATGTGTCGTCGTTGGCGGCCTCGGCTTTTCGCGAGAACGCGGTCGACACGATCGGCCTGCTCGACACCGCGTCCATGGCTGACGGGATCGAGTGGTGCCGGCGCAACCCCGGGCCGGTCGCCGAGGGCGGCGGCTATCGGCTGTCGAAGGAGGCCTTGATCCTCTACGGCATGGCCAACGTCTCGGCGCTGGGCGCCAAGGGAATCCGGATCAACTGCACCGGCCCAGGGGTCACCGATACGCCGATCCTCGATCAACTGCGCTCGGCGTACGGGCAGGAGTTTCTCGACTCCTTTCAGACGCCGCTCGGTCGTGTCGCAGGCCCGGACGAGCAAGCCAGTGTGCTGGTGTTCCTCAACAGCGACGCCGCGCGCTACATCAGTGGTCAAGTGATCTGGGTGGACGGGGGTTCGGTGGCGGAAAGGGTGTTCGGTGACGTGACGGACGAGCGAAAAGCAAAGCATGGCCAGCCTGAATGA